In a single window of the Maniola jurtina chromosome 4, ilManJurt1.1, whole genome shotgun sequence genome:
- the LOC123864197 gene encoding tubulin beta chain-like: MREIVHIQVGRCGNQIGSKFWEVISDEHGIDPNGCYSGDSELQLERINVYYNEGAGGKYVPRAVLVDLEPGTMDSIRAGPYGQIFRPDNIVYGSSGAGNNWAKGHYTEGAELLESILDVVRKEAEGCDCLQGFQVVHSIGGGTGSGLGTLLLSNLREEYADRIILTFSVVPSPKVSDTVVEPYNATLSVNQLIENSDQSFCIDNEALYDICFRTLRLHTPTYGDLNHLVSATMSGVTTCLRFPGQLNADLRKLAVNMVPFPRLHFFMPGFAPLTARGSQKYRALTVPELTLQMFDAKNMMAACDPRHGRYLTVAAVFRGRMSMKEVDEQMLNIQNKNKDYFVKWIPNNVKTAVCDIPPRGMKMSATFIGNTTAIQELFKRISEQFTSMFRRKAFIHWYTGEGMDESDFTEADNNLNDLISEYQQYQDATVEDQEFEDEEDETAPNDESDE; this comes from the coding sequence TTCTGGGAAGTAATATCCGACGAGCATGGGATAGACCCTAACGGCTGCTATTCAGGTGACTCCGAGCTTCAACTAGAACGGATCAACGTTTACTACAACGAAGGAGCTGGTGGAAAATACGTCCCACGCGCCGTATTAGTCGACCTTGAACCTGGCACTATGGATTCCATACGCGCTGGACCTTACGGACAAATTTTCCGACCTGACAACATAGTCTATGGCTCGAGTGGTGCAGGCAATAACTGGGCTAAAGGACACTATACTGAAGGAGCAGAATTGCTTGAATCTATCCTTGACGTTGTTAGAAAAGAAGCAGAAGGTTGCGACTGTTTACAAGGATTCCAAGTCGTCCATTCAATCGGAGGCGGCACAGGTTCCGGATTAGGAACGTTACTGCTATCGAATCTTCGAGAAGAATATGCCGATAGAATAATATTAACCTTTTCAGTGGTACCAAGTCCCAAAGTGTCTGACACTGTTGTGGAGCCATATAACGCAACGCTCTCCGTAAATCAGTTGATAGAAAATTCTGACCAATCATTTTGCATTGACAACGAAGCGTTGTACGATATTTGCTTCAGGACTTTAAGGTTGCATACGCCGACGTATGGGGATTTGAATCATTTGGTTTCAGCGACTATGTCTGGAGTAACAACGTGTTTACGTTTCCCTGGGCAGTTGAATGCAGATTTACGCAAGCTTGCGGTAAACATGGTGCCTTTTCCAAGGTTGCATTTCTTCATGCCCGGATTCGCCCCATTAACTGCTCGTGGAAGTCAAAAATACCGTGCTTTAACTGTACCGGAACTAACTCTACAGATGTTTGACGCTAAAAACATGATGGCTGCTTGCGATCCCCGTCATGGACGCTATTTAACAGTGGCTGCAGTCTTCCGTGGTCGTATGTCTATGAAAGAAGTTGACGAGCAAATGCTTAACATCCAGAACAAGAATAAGGACTACTTCGTGAAATGGATACCAAATAATGTCAAAACTGCTGTCTGCGATATTCCGCCACGGGGTATGAAGATGTCTGCTACATTCATCGGTAACACCACAGCGATCCAAGAACTTTTCAAGAGAATTTCAGAACAATTCACATCTATGTTTAGAAGAAAAGCTTTCATTCATTGGTACACGGGTGAGGGAATGGATGAGAGTGATTTTACTGAGGCGGACAATAATCTGAATGATCTGATTTCGGAATACCAACAGTACCAGGATGCGACGGTTGAGGACCAGGAGTTTGAAGATGAGGAGGATGAGACGGCGCCTAATGATGAAAGTGATGAATGA
- the LOC123864198 gene encoding tubulin beta-4B chain-like, with protein MREIVHIQAGQCGNQIGAKFWEVISDEHGIDPTGTYQGDSDLQLERINVYYNEASGSKYVPRAILVDLEPGTMDSVRSGPFGQIFRPDNFVFGQSGAGNNWAKGHYTEGAELVDPVLDVVRKEAEGCDCLQGFQLTHSLGGGTGSGMGTLIISKIREEYPDRIMNTFSVVPSPKVSDTVVEPYNATLSVHQLVENTDETYCIDNEALYDICFRTLKLITPTYGDLNHLVSATMSGVTTCLRFPGQLNADLRKLAVNMVPFPRLHFFMPGFAPLTSRGSQQYRALSVPELTQQMFDAKNMMAACDPRHGRYLTVAAVFRGRMSMKEVDEQMLNIQNKNSSYFVEWIPNNVKTAVCDIPPRGLKMSATFIGNTTAIQELFKRISEQFTAMFRRKAFLHWYTGEGMDEMEFTEAESNMNDLVSEYQQYQDATADDEGEFDEELEE; from the exons ATGAGGGAAATCGTCCACATCCAAGCCGGGCAATGCGGGAACCAAATTGGAGCTAAG TTTTGGGAGGTGATATCTGATGAACACGGCATCGATCCGACTGGCACTTATCAGGGAGACTCTGACTTGCAGCTAGAACGCATCAACGTGTACTACAATGAAGCTTCCGGTTCCAAGTACGTCCCACGCGCGATCCTAGTGGACTTGGAACCTGGTACTATGGACTCTGTACGCTCAGGCCCGTTTGGGCAAATCTTCCGCCCAGACAACTTTGTGTTTGGACAGTCTGGAGCTGGAAATAACTGGGCTAAAGGACATTATACAGAAGGTGCGGAGTTGGTCGATCCAGTTCTCGATGTAGTACGAAAAGAAGCTGAGGGTTGCGATTGCTTACAAGGATTCCAGCTAACACATTCTCTAGGCGGCGGAACGGGTTCAGGAATGGGTACCTTAATCATATCGAAGATAAGGGAAGAGTATCCTGATCGTATTATGAACACGTTTTCCGTCGTACCAAGTCCTAAAGTCTCGGACACAGTTGTTGAACCGTACAACGCAACTCTATCAGTCCATCAGCTAGTTGAAAACACAGATGAGACGTACTGCATAGATAATGAGGCGCTATACGATATATGCTTCAGGACACTGAAGCTGATCACTCCAACGTACGGGGATTTGAATCATTTGGTTTCAGCGACTATGTCTGGTGTCACAACTTGTTTGCGGTTTCCGGGGCAGCTGAATGCGGATTTACGGAAGCTCGCTGTTAATATGGTGCCGTTTCCGCGGTTGCACTTCTTTATGCCAGGGTTTGCTCCACTAACATCTAGAGGAAGCCAGCAATATCGTGCGTTGTCCGTTCCTGAGTTGACTCAACAAATGTTTGACGCTAAAAACATGATGGCTGCTTGCGACCCCCGTCATGGACGCTATTTAACAGTGGCTGCAGTCTTCCGTGGTCGTATGTCTATGAAAGAAGTAGACGAGCAAATGCTGAATATCCAGAACAAGAACAGCAGCTACTTTGTGGAATGGATACCTAATAACGTAAAGACGGCTGTATGCGACATTCCTCCACGTGGTTTGAAGATGTCTGCTACCTTCATAGGGAATACTACTGCTATCCAGGAGCTGTTTAAGAGGATATCCGAGCAGTTCACGGCTATGTTTAGGCGAAAAGCGTTTCTGCATTGGTACACTGGCGAAGGTATGGATGAAATGGAGTTTACTGAAGCCGAGAGCAACATGAATGACCTGGTCTCCGAATACCAGCAGTACCAGGACGCTACAGCTGATGACGAAGGGGAATTTGATGAGGAACTTGAAGAGTAA
- the LOC123864383 gene encoding tubulin beta-4B chain-like, which translates to MREIITLQVGSCGNQIGGKFWEVISDEHGIDPSGCYHGDSDLQLERINVYYNEASGGKYVPRTVLIDLKPTTMDAVRSGPFGCLYRPDNFVYGSAGASNNWAKGYYTEGVEILESAMDVVRREAEGCDCMQGFQICHSLGGGTGAGMGSLLINRIREEYPDRITLSFSVFPSARVSDCVVEPYNATLSVNQLVENTDHTFCLDNEALYDICFRTLKLTTPTYGDLNHLVCATMSGITTCLRFPGQLNADLRKLAVNMVPFPRLHFYTPGFAPLTSRGAQQYRALTVPELTLQMFDAKNMMAACDPRHGRYLTVATIFRGRMSMKEVDEQILNVQNKNSTYFVEWIPNNCKIAVCDIPPRGLKMASTFIGNTTAIQVIFKRISAQFVAMFSRKAFLHWYTGEGMDEMEFTEAESNTNDLISEYQQYQDATADDEGEFDEEEGEEGLE; encoded by the exons ATGAGGGAAATCATTACTCTTCAAGTCGGTTCGTGCGGGAACCAAATTGGCGGAAAG TTTTGGGAAGTGATATCGGATGAGCACGGCATTGACCCCAGCGGCTGCTACCACGGCGACTCGGATCTCCAACTCGAACGCATCAATGTCTACTACAATGAGGCTTCCGGCGGCAAATACGTCCCACGAACCGTGCTTATTGACCTCAAACCGACTACTATGGACGCGGTGCGCTCCGGCCCCTTCGGATGTCTCTACCGCCCTGACAACTTTGTCTACGGGTCAGCCGGGGCCTCGAACAACTGGGCGAAAGGATATTACACTGAAGGCGTTGAGATCCTCGAATCTGCTATGGACGTAGTACGTCGAGAAGCGGAAGGCTGCGACTGCATGCAAGGCTTCCAAATCTGCCACTCTCTAGGCGGTGGCACAGGAGCGGGCATGGGCTCTTTGCTAATCAACCGAATAAGAGAAGAATACCCCGATCGCATCACCTTATCCTTCTCAGTGTTCCCCAGCGCACGAGTCTCCGATTGCGTCGTGGAGCCGTACAACGCCACTCTATCCGTCAACCAGTTGGTAGAAAATACGGACCACACATTCTGCTTAGACAACGAGGCACTCTACGATATATGCTTCAGAACTTTGAAGCTAACTACGCCTACTTACGGTGATCTAAATCACTTGGTATGCGCAACTATGTCTGGAATCACGACTTGTCTCCGATTCCCAGGACAGTTAAACGCGGATTTGAGAAAGTTGGCGGTTAACATGGTCCCGTTTCCTCGTCTCCACTTCTACACGCCTGGATTTGCACCCCTCACATCCCGAGGAGCACAGCAATACAGAGCTTTAACAGTCCCAGAGTTGACCCTACAGATGTTCGATGCAAAGAACATGATGGCCGCATGCGATCCTCGACACGGGAGATACTTAACTGTAGCGACGATATTCCGAGGGCGTATGTCTATGAAGGAAGTCGACGAGCAGATCCTGAATGTACAGAACAAGAACAGCACATACTTTGTGGAATGGATCCCCAATAATTGCAAGATAGCGGTTTGTGATATACCTCCGCGGGGTTTGAAGATGGCGTCCACGTTCATTGGGAATACAACAGCTATACAGGTCATCTTCAAGAGGATATCAGCACAGTTCGTGGCCATGTTCAGCCGGAAAGCGTTCCTTCACTGGTACACAGGCGAAGGTATGGATGAGATGGAGTTCACGGAAGCTGAGAGCAACACGAATGATCTCATTTCGGAGTACCAGCAGTACCAGGACGCGACGGCGGATGATGAGGGGGAGTTTGACGAAGAGGAAGGCGAAGAGGGGTTGGAGTGA